The sequence below is a genomic window from Polynucleobacter sp. MWH-UH19D.
TATAAGCATTGAGACCGAAGCGGTAAATAGCGATTGGCAACACGAAGTCCGTAACGCCATTCAATTTAGGCCAAATGCTTGGAATGCTTTGCCAAAAACCACAAATAATATTCACCCCGCCCAAGCTCTTAAACCATTACAGGAAATATTGGATAGCCACCCAGACTCCATATTAATAAGTGATGGGGGTGAAATTGGTCAATGGGCACAAGCATGCCTTAGTGCACCTAATCGAGTAATAAACGGAGTTGCAGGATCAATTGGATCGGCTCTTCCATTTGCAATTGCCGCAAGAGTTGCAAAACCTGATGCTCCAATTATCTCGGTAATGGGCGATGGTACGTTTGGATTCCACAGTGCAGAAATTGATACTGCGGTTCGCTACAAACTTCCTTTTGTATTGGTTGTTGGAAATGATGCTCGTTGGAACGCAGAGTATCAAATACAAGTCCGCGAATATGGAAAAGATAGAACCATTGGCTGCGAATTACTCCCATCTCATTATGAGAAAGTTTGCGAGGCATTCGGTGGATATGGAGAATTAGTGCAAGACTCAGACAAGGTGCTTCCAGCAGCAAAACGTGCAGCAGCGACCAATCTTCCCTCCTGCCTTAATATCATGATCGAGGGACTTGCTGCGCCAAATATAAAGCGAAATTAAGGTGGATCAGCATAGTAGATTCATTGAGCAATGCCAAAAGATTATTGGCATTTCAAATGTTTTAACTTCTGACTTCGATAAGAAACCATTTTTGCTTGACTGGAGCAAACGCTATTCTGGTAAAGCCATTGCAGTCTTAAAACCCAAAACTACCGAAGAGATTGCAGCATTAGTAAAGTTATGCTGCCAACAAAATATTGCAATTACTCCACAAGGAGGTAACACCGGTCTGTGCGGTGGCGCCACCCCAAGATCACATGGAGATTCCGTTGTTATATGCACAACCCGTCTAAATACCATTCGAGAAATAGACCTAGATAATTCGACGATTACGGTAGATTCTGGCGCCGTTCTATCTACGGTTCAAGAGACTGCGTTAAAGGCGGGCATGCTCTTTCCGCTAAGCCTGGCCGCTGAAGGGAGCTGCACAATTGGAGGCAATTTGGGTACTAATGCAGGCGGCATACAAGTACTTCGCTATGGGAATATGCGTGATCTTACCTTGGGGATAGAAGTTGTAACTGCAAATGGGGAAATTTTGCATGGTTTACGTGGTTTACGCAAAGATAACACCGGTTACTCATTGAAGGATCTCTATATTGGGTCTGAAGGTACTCTTGGAATTATTACTGCGGCAACACTTAAGCTCTACCCACTCCCGAAATCAAAAGCAACCGCATTGGTTGCCATCAAAAATATTGAATCAGCCATCAAGTTAATCGACTTAGCACGCAAAAGATGCAATGCCGATCTTACTGCTTTTGAACTTATATCAACTCGCGCACTAGATTTAATATCAAATCAAGAAAAAAATTGGTCGTCAATTCTTAACGCTAAATCAGGTTGGGCAATTTTGCTGGAGTTATCAAGCATGGAAAATTCCGAATACAGTCGCTCTCAGCTTGAAACATTTCTTACAGAAGCTTTTAAGTTAGAGTTTATTGATGATGCAATTATTGCCAACTCGATCCAACAAAGTAGAGATTTGTGGCACGCAAGAGAGAATATTCCTGAGGCTCAACTAAAATTAGGAACCATCATTAAACATGATATTTCAATACCCATTTCAAAAATCGCTGACTTTGTTAAAGATACGGAGATAAAACTTAAAGCTCGCTGGCCAGAAACGCAAACTATTGTTTTTGGCCATGTTGGCGATGGAAATTTACACTATAACTTAGCGCCCATTGCCACTGATGATTCTTTGAGTAGTATGGAATCAAAGAGGCGAGCGATTAATGAATTAGTTCACAATCAAGTCTATTTGTACTCAGGCTCATTTTCTGCTGAACATGGTATCGGTCAGGCAAAAAGGGAGGAGTTACCTTTTAGAAAAAATATTGTTGAAATAGATCTTATGAGAGCAATTAAGAAAGCTCTTGATCCAAAAAATCTGATGAACCCCGACAAAATTCTTTAAAGCAATTGTCGGATAAGCAAGGTAGCGCCTGCAAAAATCAAAATTGATCCATAGGTAATCCGCATTCCTGCATTACTTAATTTAGTGTGCACATGGGTTCCAAGCCAAATTCCCATAAAAGTTGCTGGTAATAAACAAACTGCCAAGCCAATCACAGACCAACTCAGAATAAGTCCTGTTACCAGCATTAAAGTGAGCCGCAAAAATGTCAGCATAAAAATAGCAAATGCCATCGTAGCGCGTAGCACTTTAGGATCATTAATCCGCAAGCCTAAATACGAAACATAAATTGGACCACCCGTTGCAAATAGCGCAGTAAAAGTACCGCCCATGAAACCAAATGGAGCAGCCCACCATTTATTGATGGGATCAACCATTTCATGATTCCTTTGCCAGAGCACCCGCGCCCCATTCAATGCAGCAAAACATCCTAGAGTAATTAATAGCGGTTCACTTGGCGACTGAATTAATAGCGCGATTCCCAAAATCATGCCAACCAAACTAAACGGAAATAGCCACTTCAACTCTTTTAGGTTGGCATCTTTGGATGACTTTTTTCCAACATAAAGGGAGGCGCAAATGTCGACAATGACCATCATTGGTACTACAGACTTCAATGGGTACATCTGTACTAATAGTGGTACTGCAACAATGGATGAACCAAAACCTGAAATACCAAAAATGAAATAGGCGCCAAAAATGATTAGCGTCGCTAACCCGAAATGGATGGGGTCAATTAATTCAAAAATATTATGACTCTACTAATATTGTTTGACCTGGCTTAATCATCGTAAATTGAACCGGCTGATTCTGAATTCGCAGTCCGTTTTGATCTAGGTTTACAGCTGTGTAATATGACTCCTCTAAAGAGCCCGGCTCAGGAAAATCATCGCGATAATGCGCCCCTCGAGAATTCTCTCTCGAAAGAGCGGCTTCAACTACAGCCTGGCTAACTAAAATCAAATTCTGCAAATTCATCCAATCCTGCCAAGTATTACTGTACTCGCGCTGAATATTACCCACACCCATTTGCTTTAACTGAGATGCGAGCTCTTGAAGCCGTAGACGTGCTCGCAATAAACTCTCTTGTGTTCTTGAGATCCCTACGTCATCCCACATACACTGCGCCAATGCATCACGGATGATCTCAATATCGCCAGCCTCTTTCTGCAAAGGTTCCTCATGAAGACGGATACTAGCGGCAACTTCATCCAAATCATATTCACGTAACTCTTGCGTGCCAACCCACTGCGCCATGGACTCGCCCGCTATACCCCCGAAGACCGTGGAGTTTGCTACCCCATTTCCTCCTAAGCGGTTGGCACCATGTACCCCGCCAGTATCTTCACCAGCCGCAAAGAGCCCAGGAAGATCAGTGCTGCAATCTTTTTTGAAAACTAAACCGCCCATCATGTAATGCGCCGTGGGCACTACCTCCACCAAGTCATTTGCCAGATCAAAACCACTATCAGCGCAACGCTCAACCATCCCTTTAAATTGCTTGCGAACATTATCTGGACCTAAGTGGCTCATTTGAATATAAACGCCCCCATTTGGTGTGGCTCGCCCAGCTCGAATCTCTGAGTTAATTGATCTTGAAACAATATCTCTTGTAGCTCGCTCATTGCGCGAATCATAGTTACCCATGAATCGCTCTTTATTTCCATTTAGTAGATAGCCGCCTGCACCACGTAGACCTTCCTCCAAAACAGTA
It includes:
- a CDS encoding FAD-binding oxidoreductase, with translation MEQCQKIIGISNVLTSDFDKKPFLLDWSKRYSGKAIAVLKPKTTEEIAALVKLCCQQNIAITPQGGNTGLCGGATPRSHGDSVVICTTRLNTIREIDLDNSTITVDSGAVLSTVQETALKAGMLFPLSLAAEGSCTIGGNLGTNAGGIQVLRYGNMRDLTLGIEVVTANGEILHGLRGLRKDNTGYSLKDLYIGSEGTLGIITAATLKLYPLPKSKATALVAIKNIESAIKLIDLARKRCNADLTAFELISTRALDLISNQEKNWSSILNAKSGWAILLELSSMENSEYSRSQLETFLTEAFKLEFIDDAIIANSIQQSRDLWHARENIPEAQLKLGTIIKHDISIPISKIADFVKDTEIKLKARWPETQTIVFGHVGDGNLHYNLAPIATDDSLSSMESKRRAINELVHNQVYLYSGSFSAEHGIGQAKREELPFRKNIVEIDLMRAIKKALDPKNLMNPDKIL
- a CDS encoding sulfite exporter TauE/SafE family protein; this encodes MFELIDPIHFGLATLIIFGAYFIFGISGFGSSIVAVPLLVQMYPLKSVVPMMVIVDICASLYVGKKSSKDANLKELKWLFPFSLVGMILGIALLIQSPSEPLLITLGCFAALNGARVLWQRNHEMVDPINKWWAAPFGFMGGTFTALFATGGPIYVSYLGLRINDPKVLRATMAFAIFMLTFLRLTLMLVTGLILSWSVIGLAVCLLPATFMGIWLGTHVHTKLSNAGMRITYGSILIFAGATLLIRQLL
- a CDS encoding FAD-binding protein, whose protein sequence is MSNIPTIDTDILILGSGGAGLFAALHAHQANPNLDITIAVKGLLGKCGCTRMVQGGYNVALAQGDSVERHFMDTIEGGKWLSDQELAWTLVTKAVERIHELENELGCFFDRNPDGTIHQKAFAGQTFDRTVHKGDLTGIEIINRLAEQVWSRGIHRLEEHRAIELIHSKDKKALAGVLMLNMQTGQFVLVRAKAVLLATGGGPTMYKYHTPSGDKSCDGLAMALRAGLTLRDMEMVQFHPTGLLAGPGTRMTGTVLEEGLRGAGGYLLNGNKERFMGNYDSRNERATRDIVSRSINSEIRAGRATPNGGVYIQMSHLGPDNVRKQFKGMVERCADSGFDLANDLVEVVPTAHYMMGGLVFKKDCSTDLPGLFAAGEDTGGVHGANRLGGNGVANSTVFGGIAGESMAQWVGTQELREYDLDEVAASIRLHEEPLQKEAGDIEIIRDALAQCMWDDVGISRTQESLLRARLRLQELASQLKQMGVGNIQREYSNTWQDWMNLQNLILVSQAVVEAALSRENSRGAHYRDDFPEPGSLEESYYTAVNLDQNGLRIQNQPVQFTMIKPGQTILVES